One Gossypium raimondii isolate GPD5lz chromosome 3, ASM2569854v1, whole genome shotgun sequence genomic window carries:
- the LOC105795462 gene encoding uncharacterized protein LOC105795462, with product MPPTNMNPNHNQSQATETRSSTANGDHHHHPNGHSITAQPLQRDHTYYPRSSSSSASFKGCCCCLFLLFSFLALLVLAIVLIIVLAVKPKKPQFDLQQVAVQYMGISTSTPSSFDGTATTVATTPTTASLSLTIRMLFTAVNPNKVGIKYGESRFTVMYRGIPLGKASVPGFYQEAHSTRNVEATIAVDRANLMQADAADLIRDASIYDRVQLRVLGDVGAKIRVLDFDSPGVQVSVDCAIVISPRKQSLTYKQCGFEGLNV from the exons atgccACCTACAAACATGAATCCAAACCATAATCAATCCCAAGCCACAGAAACGCGTTCATCCACCGCTAACGGTGACCACCACCACCACCCCAACGGCCACTCCATCACCGCTCAACCACTCCAGCGCGACCATACTTACTACCCTCGTTCTTCCTCTTCCTCCGCCTCGTTTAAAGGCTGTTGTTGTTGCCTTTTCCTCCTTTTTTCCTTCTTAGCACTTCTTGTACTAGCCATCGTCCTCATCATTGTCCTCGCCGTTAAACCCAAAAAACCCCAATTCGATCTCCAACAAGTAGCGGTTCAATACATGGGCATTTCAACATCTACTCCATCTTCTTTCGACGGTACCGCAACCACCGTCGCTACCACCCCAACCACCGCTTCTTTATCTTTAACCATCCGTATGCTTTTCACAGCGGTAAATCCTAACAAAGTGGGGATCAAATACGGCGAATCTAGATTCACCGTTATGTACCGTGGGATCCCTTTGGGTAAAGCTTCGGTTCCTGGGTTTTATCAAGAAGCTCATAGTACTCGTAACGTGGAAGCAACCATCGCCGTTGATCGAGCTAACTTAATGCAAGCTGACGCCGCCGATTTAATCAGAGACGCCTCCATTTATGACCGTGTTCAGCTCCGAGTTCTCGGTGACGTCGGCGCCAAGATCCGTGTATTAGACTTCGATTCTCCTGGCGTCCAG GTATCAGTGGATTGTGCAATAGTGATTAGTCCAAGGAAGCAATCACTTACATACAAGCAATGTGGATTTGAAGGATTGAAtgtttaa
- the LOC105795457 gene encoding probable helicase MAGATAMA 3 isoform X1: protein MAVDKDKLQEEASIVRFCKIILGWDYFRLLKLSKKNNKDEATSALKEVKDSYKDVDDYLATFEPLLFEEVKAQIVQRKDEEEVADWKLRLVMECNEADGFYLPAITYEAEEEESISQNDLLLLSKEDFKEGSKKLPTTYAFALVEHRQKNQLRLRMYLAGEFTQVNPDVEKSSARLARMQALITSTANAVDKRLFSIKVCSLSTISREYIALRSVGSLPFKDLILKAAERDPGSEDQAWKISGSLKDYFMENLNKSQQEAIHAGLSRKPFVLIQTCTELGPPGTGKTQTILGLLSAILHATPARVHSKGVLLELNLGPELPIEEKYKHWGRASPWLMNANPRDIIMPIDGDDGFFPTSGNEMKPEVVNSRRKYRLRVLVCAPSNSALDEIVLRLLKTGVRDENVRAYTPKVVRIGLKPHHSVEAVSLDYLVNQKRELAGDKPKQSSTAKDIDSLRAAILDEAVIVCSTLSFSGSALLSKLSSGFDVVIIDEAAQAVEPATLLPLSSGCKQVFLIGDPVQLPATVISPVAEKFGYATSLFKRFQRAGYPVKMLKTQYRMHPEIRSFPSKEFYDEALEDGSDVEDQTTREWHKYRCFGPFCFFDIHEGKESQPSGSGSWVNTDEIEFVLALYNKLITMHPELKSSSQFAIISPYRHQVKLLQERFQETFGVESKRVVDIGTIDGFQGREKDVVIFSCVRASKDRGIGFVSDFRRMNVGITRAKSSVLVVGSASTLKRDEHWNNLVESAEERGCLFKVGKPYTSFLNDEYLESMKVINMDAQMMEDMDDLDNDNVAAYNMAGDADQAPVEDNDYGDGDVGGYDDD from the exons ATGGCTGTGGACAAAGATAAGCTTCAAGAAGAAGCTTCCATTGTTcgtttttgtaaaattattctTGGCTGGGACTATTTTCGCCTCCTCAAATTATCTAAA aaaaataacaaagatgAGGCGACGTCGGCTTTAAAAGAAGTGAAGGATAGCTACAAAGACGTTGATGATTATTTGGCTACTTTCGAGCCGCTTTTGTTTGAGGAAGTCAAAGCTCAGATTGTTCAGAGAAAAGATGAGGAGGAAG TGGCTGATTGGAAGCTAAGGCTGGTTATGGAATGCAATGAGGCTGATGGATTTTACTTACCTGCGATTACTTATGAAGCTGAGGAGGAAGAATCGATATCACAGAATGACCTTTTGCTGCTTTCAAAAGAGGAC TTTAAAGAGGGTAGTAAGAAACTCCCAACAACATATGCATTTGCATTGGTGGAACATAGACAAAAGAATCAGCTTAGACTCAGAATGTACTTAGCTGGCGAGTTCACACAAGTAAATCCTGATGTTGAAAAGAGTTCTGCAAGGCTGGCACGTATGCAAGCCCTTATCACTTCTACTGCTAATGCAGTGGACAAACGATTGTTCAGTATAAAG GTTTGTAGTTTATCAACTATATCGCGTGAATATATAGCTCTGCGTTCAGTTGGTTCTCTTCCTTTCAAGGATTTAATACTTAAAGCAGCAGAAAGAGATCCTGGTTCTGAAGACCAAGCCTGGAAAATTTCTGGATccctaaaagattattttatgGAGAATCTTAACAAATCTCAACAGGAAGCTATACAT GCTGGTCTGTCTCGTAAACCCTTTGTCCTGATACAG ACCTGCACAGAATTG GGGCCACCTGGAACAGGGAAGACACAGACCATCCTTGGACTTCTAAGTGCTATTTTGCATGCAACTCCAGCAAGAGTTCATTCGAA GGGTGTATTGCTTGAGCTAAATCTTGGACCAGAACTACCCATTGAAGAAAA ATACAAGCATTGGGGACGAGCTTCTCCATGGTTAATGAATGCTAATCCCAGGGATATTATCATGCCTATTGATGGTGATGATGGTTTCTTTCCTACCTCTGGAAACGAGATG AAGCCAGAAGTTGTTAATTCCAGACGGAAATATCGCCTAAGGGTGCTGGTATGTGCACCATCAAATTCTGCTCTTGATGAGATTGTGTTACGCCTTTTAAAAACTG GTGTTCGTGATGAAAATGTTCGCGCATATACTCCTAAAGTTGTTCGCATTGGTCTTAAACCACATCATTCTGTCGAGGCAGTCTCCCTGGATTACCTT GTTAATCAAAAGCGGGAGTTGGCTGGTGATAAGCCGAAACAATCTTCCACAGCAAAGGATATAGACAGTCTTCGTGCTGCAATTTTAGATGAGGCTGTCATT GTCTGCTCCacactcagcttcagtggttcAGCATTGCTTTCTAAACTGAGTTCTGGTTTCGATGTTGTTATAATTGATGAAGCTGCCCAAGCT GTGGAACCTGCCACTCTTCTTCCTTTGTCCAGTGGCTGCAAACAAGTATTTCTG ATAGGTGATCCAGTTCAATTACCCGCTACTGTAATTTCACCCGTTGCTgagaaatttgg CTATGCCACGAGTTTGTTCAAGAGATTTCAGAGGGCCGGTTATCCTGTAAAGATGCTTAAGACTCAGTATCGAATGCATCCCGAG ATAAGAAGCTTTCCTTCAAAGGAGTTCTATGATGAGGCATTAGAAGATGGATCAGATGTCGAAGATCAAACTACTCGTGAATGGCACAAATACCGCTGCTTCGGACCATTTTGCTTTTTCGATATACATGAAGGGAAAGAGTCACAACCCTCAGGAAGTGGGTCCTGGGTAAATACTGATGAGATCGAGTTTGTCCTTGCCTTGTACAATAAATTGATAACAATGCACCCAGAGCTTAAGTCGAGCTCTCAATTTGCTATTATAAGCCCTTACAGACATCAAGTCAAGCTTTTACAAGAGAGATTTCAGGAAACTTTTGGGGTGGAGTCCAAAAGGGTTGTGGATATTGGTACCATTGACGGTTTCCAG GGACGGGAAAAAGATGTTGTAATATTTTCTTGTGTGAGGGCTAGCAAAGATAGAGGCATAGGCTTTGTGTCTGATTTTCGGCGAATGAATGTCGGAATCACCCGAGCAAAGTCTTCTGTACTG GTGGTTGGTTCAGCATCAACGCTGAAGAGGGACGAGCATTGGAACAACCTAGTAGAAAGTGCTGAGGAGCGAGGATGCTTATTTAAG GTAGGGAAGCCTTATACATCATTCTTGAATGATGAATATCTAGAATCGATGAAGGTTATTAACATGGATGCACAAATGATGGAAGATATGGATGACCTTGATAATGATAATGTAGCAGCCTATAATATGGCCGGAGATGCTGATCAAGCTCCGGTGGAAGACAATGATTATGGAGATGGAGATGTAGGAGGATATGATGATGACTAA
- the LOC105795459 gene encoding tubby-like F-box protein 8 gives MSFRSIVRDVRDSFGSLSRRSFDVRLMGHHRGKSHGSLHDLHDEPVVVQSSRWANLPPELLVDVIKRLEESESTWPTRKNVVACASVCRSWRFICKEIVKSPEFCGKLTFPVSLKQPGPRDGTIQCFIKRDKSKLTYRLFLCLSPALLVENGKFLLSAKRTRRTTSTEYIISMNADNISRSSSSYIGKLRSNFLGTKFIIYDTQPAYTSAHVPPPGRTSRRFYSKKVSPKVPTGSYNIAQITYELNVLGTRGPRRMHCMMHSIPASALDAGGVVPGQPELLRHPLEDSFRSISFSKSLDQSVEFSSSRFSEIGTSYDDEDGKMKPLILKNKPPRWHEQLQCWCLNFRGRVTVASVKNFQLIAATQPAAGAPTPSSQPAPPDTDKIILQFGKVGKDMFTMDYRYPLSAFQAFAICLSSFDTKLACE, from the exons atgtcCTTCCGTAGCATAGTTCGTGATGTGAGGGATAGTTTTGGGAGCTTGTCTAGGCGAAGTTTTGATGTTAGGTTGATGGGGCATCATAGGGGAAAATCCCATGGTTCGTTACACGATTTGCACGATGAGCCTGTTGTAGTTCAGAGCAGCCGGTGGGCTAACCTACCCCCTGAGCTGCTTGTCGATGTGATCAAGAGGTTGGAGGAGAGTGAGAGCACATGGCCTACTCGAAAGAATGTCGTTGCATGTGCATCAGTTTGTCGGTCGTGGAGATTCATCTGCAAAGAAATTGTTAAGAGTCCTGAATTCTGTGGGAAGCTTACTTTCCCCGTGTCTCTGAAACAG CCTGGGCCACGCGATGGAACCATCCAGTGTTTCATTAAAAGGGATAAATCTAAATTAACCTATCGCCTCTTTCTTTGTCTTAGCCCCG CCCTGCTAGTTGAGAACGGGAAATTCCTTCTTTCTGCAAAAAGGACACGTAGGACTACTTCTACGGAGTATATCATTTCTATGAATGCTGATAACATTTCACGATCAAGCAGCAGTTACATTGGAAAACTGAG GTCAAACTTCCTCGGCACAAAGTTCATAATATATGACACCCAACCTGCCTATACCTCGGCTCATGTCCCTCCACCAGGCCGGACAAGTCGAAGATTTTACTCCAAGAAAGTTTCCCCTAAAGTCCCTACTGGCAGCTACAACATAGCTCAGATTACTTACGAACTAAATGTTCTTGGTACTCGGGGTCCACGAAGGATGCATTGCATGATGCACTCTATCCCTGCTTCGGCTCTTGACGCCGGCGGTGTTGTCCCTGGCCAGCCCGAGCTTCTCCGTCATCCATTAGAGGACTCATTCAGAAGCATTTCCTTCTCTAAATCTCTTGATCAGTCTGTCGAGTTCAGCAGCTCTCGGTTTTCCGAAATTGGCACGTCTTATGACGATGAGGACGGGAAAATGAAACCGTTGATCCTCAAAAACAAGCCCCCAAGATGGCACGAGCAGTTACAGTGTTGGTGCTTGAATTTCCGAGGTCGGGTAACAGTTGCTTCAGTTAAGAACTTCCAATTGATTGCTGCCACACAACCAGCTGCTGGTGCACCCACCCCATCATCTCAACCCGCCCCACCTGATACCGATAAGATAATCCTACAGTTTGGTAAAGTTGGCAAAGATATGTTCACCATGGATTACCGTTACCCGCTATCTGCATTTCAGGCTTTTGCAATCTGCCTTAGCAGCTTTGACACCAAATTGGCTTGTGAATAG
- the LOC105795457 gene encoding probable helicase MAGATAMA 3 isoform X2 yields the protein MAVDKDKLQEEASIVRFCKIILGWDYFRLLKLSKKNNKDEATSALKEVKDSYKDVDDYLATFEPLLFEEVKAQIVQRKDEEEVADWKLRLVMECNEADGFYLPAITYEAEEEESISQNDLLLLSKEDFKEGSKKLPTTYAFALVEHRQKNQLRLRMYLAGEFTQVNPDVEKSSARLARMQALITSTANAVDKRLFSIKVCSLSTISREYIALRSVGSLPFKDLILKAAERDPGSEDQAWKISGSLKDYFMENLNKSQQEAIHAGLSRKPFVLIQGPPGTGKTQTILGLLSAILHATPARVHSKGVLLELNLGPELPIEEKYKHWGRASPWLMNANPRDIIMPIDGDDGFFPTSGNEMKPEVVNSRRKYRLRVLVCAPSNSALDEIVLRLLKTGVRDENVRAYTPKVVRIGLKPHHSVEAVSLDYLVNQKRELAGDKPKQSSTAKDIDSLRAAILDEAVIVCSTLSFSGSALLSKLSSGFDVVIIDEAAQAVEPATLLPLSSGCKQVFLIGDPVQLPATVISPVAEKFGYATSLFKRFQRAGYPVKMLKTQYRMHPEIRSFPSKEFYDEALEDGSDVEDQTTREWHKYRCFGPFCFFDIHEGKESQPSGSGSWVNTDEIEFVLALYNKLITMHPELKSSSQFAIISPYRHQVKLLQERFQETFGVESKRVVDIGTIDGFQGREKDVVIFSCVRASKDRGIGFVSDFRRMNVGITRAKSSVLVVGSASTLKRDEHWNNLVESAEERGCLFKVGKPYTSFLNDEYLESMKVINMDAQMMEDMDDLDNDNVAAYNMAGDADQAPVEDNDYGDGDVGGYDDD from the exons ATGGCTGTGGACAAAGATAAGCTTCAAGAAGAAGCTTCCATTGTTcgtttttgtaaaattattctTGGCTGGGACTATTTTCGCCTCCTCAAATTATCTAAA aaaaataacaaagatgAGGCGACGTCGGCTTTAAAAGAAGTGAAGGATAGCTACAAAGACGTTGATGATTATTTGGCTACTTTCGAGCCGCTTTTGTTTGAGGAAGTCAAAGCTCAGATTGTTCAGAGAAAAGATGAGGAGGAAG TGGCTGATTGGAAGCTAAGGCTGGTTATGGAATGCAATGAGGCTGATGGATTTTACTTACCTGCGATTACTTATGAAGCTGAGGAGGAAGAATCGATATCACAGAATGACCTTTTGCTGCTTTCAAAAGAGGAC TTTAAAGAGGGTAGTAAGAAACTCCCAACAACATATGCATTTGCATTGGTGGAACATAGACAAAAGAATCAGCTTAGACTCAGAATGTACTTAGCTGGCGAGTTCACACAAGTAAATCCTGATGTTGAAAAGAGTTCTGCAAGGCTGGCACGTATGCAAGCCCTTATCACTTCTACTGCTAATGCAGTGGACAAACGATTGTTCAGTATAAAG GTTTGTAGTTTATCAACTATATCGCGTGAATATATAGCTCTGCGTTCAGTTGGTTCTCTTCCTTTCAAGGATTTAATACTTAAAGCAGCAGAAAGAGATCCTGGTTCTGAAGACCAAGCCTGGAAAATTTCTGGATccctaaaagattattttatgGAGAATCTTAACAAATCTCAACAGGAAGCTATACAT GCTGGTCTGTCTCGTAAACCCTTTGTCCTGATACAG GGGCCACCTGGAACAGGGAAGACACAGACCATCCTTGGACTTCTAAGTGCTATTTTGCATGCAACTCCAGCAAGAGTTCATTCGAA GGGTGTATTGCTTGAGCTAAATCTTGGACCAGAACTACCCATTGAAGAAAA ATACAAGCATTGGGGACGAGCTTCTCCATGGTTAATGAATGCTAATCCCAGGGATATTATCATGCCTATTGATGGTGATGATGGTTTCTTTCCTACCTCTGGAAACGAGATG AAGCCAGAAGTTGTTAATTCCAGACGGAAATATCGCCTAAGGGTGCTGGTATGTGCACCATCAAATTCTGCTCTTGATGAGATTGTGTTACGCCTTTTAAAAACTG GTGTTCGTGATGAAAATGTTCGCGCATATACTCCTAAAGTTGTTCGCATTGGTCTTAAACCACATCATTCTGTCGAGGCAGTCTCCCTGGATTACCTT GTTAATCAAAAGCGGGAGTTGGCTGGTGATAAGCCGAAACAATCTTCCACAGCAAAGGATATAGACAGTCTTCGTGCTGCAATTTTAGATGAGGCTGTCATT GTCTGCTCCacactcagcttcagtggttcAGCATTGCTTTCTAAACTGAGTTCTGGTTTCGATGTTGTTATAATTGATGAAGCTGCCCAAGCT GTGGAACCTGCCACTCTTCTTCCTTTGTCCAGTGGCTGCAAACAAGTATTTCTG ATAGGTGATCCAGTTCAATTACCCGCTACTGTAATTTCACCCGTTGCTgagaaatttgg CTATGCCACGAGTTTGTTCAAGAGATTTCAGAGGGCCGGTTATCCTGTAAAGATGCTTAAGACTCAGTATCGAATGCATCCCGAG ATAAGAAGCTTTCCTTCAAAGGAGTTCTATGATGAGGCATTAGAAGATGGATCAGATGTCGAAGATCAAACTACTCGTGAATGGCACAAATACCGCTGCTTCGGACCATTTTGCTTTTTCGATATACATGAAGGGAAAGAGTCACAACCCTCAGGAAGTGGGTCCTGGGTAAATACTGATGAGATCGAGTTTGTCCTTGCCTTGTACAATAAATTGATAACAATGCACCCAGAGCTTAAGTCGAGCTCTCAATTTGCTATTATAAGCCCTTACAGACATCAAGTCAAGCTTTTACAAGAGAGATTTCAGGAAACTTTTGGGGTGGAGTCCAAAAGGGTTGTGGATATTGGTACCATTGACGGTTTCCAG GGACGGGAAAAAGATGTTGTAATATTTTCTTGTGTGAGGGCTAGCAAAGATAGAGGCATAGGCTTTGTGTCTGATTTTCGGCGAATGAATGTCGGAATCACCCGAGCAAAGTCTTCTGTACTG GTGGTTGGTTCAGCATCAACGCTGAAGAGGGACGAGCATTGGAACAACCTAGTAGAAAGTGCTGAGGAGCGAGGATGCTTATTTAAG GTAGGGAAGCCTTATACATCATTCTTGAATGATGAATATCTAGAATCGATGAAGGTTATTAACATGGATGCACAAATGATGGAAGATATGGATGACCTTGATAATGATAATGTAGCAGCCTATAATATGGCCGGAGATGCTGATCAAGCTCCGGTGGAAGACAATGATTATGGAGATGGAGATGTAGGAGGATATGATGATGACTAA
- the LOC105795463 gene encoding uncharacterized protein LOC105795463, with the protein MAKGSKGRRRTAFRQFRPTPYSLSSRRQGISGDLYHKNCSKPLDKKDWEDVTCSVCMECPHNAVLLLCSSHDKGCRPYMCGTSFRYSNCLDQYKKFYTKVVSSSHEESLHGSIDNLVLASSVEKCEVTELACPLCRGQVKGWTVVEPAREYLNAKKRSCMQDDCTFVGTFKELRKHMKANHPCAKPREVDPTLEQKWRRLEREHEREDVISTIRSAMPGAMVFGDYVIEGNHHGLETEEEDGPDTDPADRNGNFEVGLDSNVVNFFLLLHAFGPSGNDLSRRPRQPTHTPDEDTVGIHHTSPVGDLGSSGQDDDEDDGGNISLVSRLRRHGRLLLGRSGRRRRRREGTTGGQI; encoded by the coding sequence ATGGCAAAAGGAAGCAAAGGACGACGTAGAACTGCTTTCAGGCAATTCCGGCCAACCCCATACTCATTGTCCTCACGACGCCAAGGGATCTCTGGGGATTTGTACCACAAAAACTGTTCCAAACCTTTGGATAAGAAAGACTGGGAAGATGTAACATGTTCTGTTTGCATGGAATGCCCTCACAATGCTGTTCTTCTTCTCTGTTCATCTCATGACAAGGGCTGCCGTCCCTACATGTGTGGAACTAGCTTCCGATATTCAAATTGCCTTGACCAGTACAAGAAGTTCTACACTAAAGTAGTCTCATCCAGTCACGAAGAATCTTTGCATGGTTCCATTGATAATCTGGTTCTAGCGTCAAGTGTTGAGAAGTGTGAAGTGACGGAACTTGCATGTCCACTTTGCAGGGGTCAAGTGAAAGGATGGACTGTGGTGGAACCTGCAAGGGAATATTTAAATGCTAAAAAGAGAAGCTGCATGCAGGATGACTGTACCTTTGTTGGGACTTTTAAGGAACTAAGGAAACACATGAAAGCCAATCATCCGTGTGCCAAGCCACGCGAAGTGGATCCTACTCTTGAACAGAAATGGAGAAGGCTTGAACGAGAGCATGAAAGAGAGGACGTGATAAGCACAATAAGATCAGCTATGCCAGGGGCAATGGTTTTTGGTGATTACGTGATAGAAGGAAATCATCATGGTTTAGAGacagaagaagaagatggtCCTGACACAGATCCTGCAGATCGTAATGGAAATTTTGAAGTTGGCTTAGATAGTAATGTCGTTAACTTCTTTCTTCTCCTGCATGCATTTGGTCCATCAGGTAATGACCTCAGTAGACGACCAAGGCAACCTACACACACACCCGACGAGGACACTGTTGGCATTCACCACACCTCCCCCGTAGGGGATCTCGGTTCCTCTGGTCAAGATGACGACGAAGATGATGGCGGCAATATTTCTTTGGTTAGCCGCCTTCGCCGGCATGGCAGACTTCTTTTGGGACGTTCAGGCCGAAGACGTAGACGAAGAGAAGGCACCACCGGGGGTCAAATATAG
- the LOC105795461 gene encoding ABSCISIC ACID-INSENSITIVE 5-like protein 5: MASSKVITTTSQTNPDVTRQPSLCSSLSTLFADLQNQQNNNENRSQNCFGSMSMDDLLKNIYPSTPPPPPSTTGNTGSDAHHAQFLGGSISREGSFSLPKDVASKSVDEVWKEIVAGGGDQRQEGQLEEMTLEDFLTKAGAVREEDVSRGVVNQVSAGVFHVEPAVINGGGSQFSTFGNNGGVDHQRLVVVPAGGGGRGKRRAVEEPPLDKATQQKQKRMIKNRESAARSRERKQAYTVELESMVTHLEEENARLRREEAELNKERFKQLMEKLVPVDEKQRPRRVIRRARSMEW, from the exons ATGGCGTCTTCTAAGGTGATCACGACCACGTCACAGACGAATCCCGATGTGACACGTCAGCCTTCTCTGTGTTCTTCGCTCTCCACTCTCTTCGCTGATCTCCAAAACCAACAAAACAACAATGAAAACCGATCTCAGAACTGCTTTGGTTCCATGAGTATGGACGATCTATTGAAAAACATATACCCGTCGACACCGCCTCCTCCGCCGTCTACGACGGGGAATACTGGTTCCGACGCTCACCACGCGCAGTTCCTCGGTGGTTCCATCTCGCGCGAAGGTAGCTTCTCGCTTCCGAAGGATGTGGCTAGCAAGTCCGTTGACGAGGTTTGGAAGGAGATCGTGGCTGGCGGAGGCGATCAAAGGCAGGAAGGTCAACTTGAAGAGATGACTTTGGAGGATTTTTTGACAAAAGCTGGTGCGGTTAGGGAAGAGGACGTGAGCAGGGGAGTTGTTAATCAGGTGAGTGCAGGTGTTTTTCACGTGGAGCCTGCCGTTATCAACGGCGGTGGAAGTCAGTTTTCGACGTTTGGAAACAACGGTGGCGTTGATCATCAGAGGTTGGTGGTGGTGCCAGCTGGTGGAGGCGGGAGAGGTAAACGACGCGCCGTGGAGGAACCTCCTTTGGATAAAGCGACACAGCAGAAACAGAAGAGGATGATCAAGAACAGAGAATCCGCTGCTAGGTCTAGAGAACGCAAACAG GCATATACTGTTGAATTGGAATCTATGGTAACACATCTGGAAGAAGAGAATGCTCGGTTGCGAAGAGAAGAG GCTGAGCTAAACAAGGAGAGGTTTAAGCAG TTGATGGAGAAATTGGTCCCCGTCGACGAGAAGCAAAGACCGCGTCGTGTTATCAGACGAGCTCGTTCTATGGAATGGTAA
- the LOC105795458 gene encoding kinetochore protein NDC80 homolog gives MRATARGRPTESFHPPVAQQSRDSDASFASSRPSSVAIGRAVSAVEPYAERAFQVATTRSINAFFSTHSIPPISTKPSQAPSAKELLNILTSLLSLLGFPCSKVEDELGFLLKSLNCPFKFNKSTLRAPNTHHNWPNWLGIVHWLVQLAIYNEHLCQNSISSFAQNNSMTEYALECYKRFICGEDDLVEVLDKEFVQKLEKERENVVENCRALEKSVGELEAKVEGLKTGPTEKEMLEKEKNVLEEDVKKFHAMIAEFTGRVAAMEKVLEEKQKELNVKEEERNRICEENEELKKRVELQTFNARDVERMRREMQAVEKDIVEAEMARNSWEDKSWDLDSAIGQKFKELTALAMQCNQAIRRLKLGNDFQYELNAKGSTPAEVMGIDYKATLKPELESYADKIRESSKKKFEDMIVLQQQSKEMASKIEDKKNCIAELQSRIDEVEAQINLFKKEIQECDHRSTAEAKKMVEDVQFETHKLDITEREAAEILKASQLRLQEAIQQSEEEIQIHARQLFMVVDSVSKYKEHVESKISEMRVSLSETAAAISDAYKGSLPAQFPGSANAN, from the exons atgagaGCCACCGCACGCGGCCGTCCCACCGAGTCCTTCCATCCTCCGGTAGCGCAACAGTCACGTGATTCCGATGCCAGTTTTGCCAGCAGTCGGCCCTCTTCCGTCGCTATTGGCCGCGCCGTATCCGCCGTTGAACCCTACGCCGAACGCGCTTTCCAAGTGGCGACCACCCGTTCTATTAACGCTTTCTTCTCCACTCATTCAATTCCGCCTATCTCCACCAAACCTTCTCAAGCACCGTCCGCTAAAGAGCTCTTGAATATCCTTACCTCCCTCCTTTCTCTTCTTGGTTTCCCTTGCTCCAAAGTCGAGGACGAACTAGGTTTTCTTTTGAAATCTCTAAATTGCCCTTTCAAGTTCAATAAATCTACGCTCCGTGCCCCTAATACCCATCACAATTGGCCGAATTGGCTTGGTATCGTTCACTGGCTGGTTCAACTTGCGATCTACAATGAACATTTATGTCAGAACTCCATATCTTCTTTTGCTCAAAACAATAGCATGACTGAGTATGCATTGGAGTGTTACAAACGATTTATATGTGGAGAGGATGATTTAGTTGAGGTTTTAGATAAGGAGTTCGTGCAGAAGCTTGAGAAAGAGAGGGAAAATGTGGTGGAGAATTGCAGGGCTTTGGAGAAGAGTGTTGGAGAACTGGAGGCTAAAGTGGAAGGATTAAAGACTGGGCCAACGGAGAAGGAAATGTTGGAGAAGGAAAAGAATGTGTTGGAAGAAGATGTGAAGAAGTTTCATGCAATGATCGCGGAGTTTACGGGAAGGGTTGCAGCGATGGAGAAGGTGTTGGAGGAAAAACAGAAGGAATTGAACGTTAAGGAAGAGGAGAGGAATCGAATTTGTGAGGAGAATGAGGAGCTTAAGAAGAGAGTGGAGTTGCAAACCTTTAATGCTAGAGATGTGGAGAGGATGAGAAGGGAGATGCAAGCTGTGGAGAAGGACATTGTGGAGGCAGAAATGGCAAGAAATTCATGGGAGGATAAGTCTTGGGATCTTGATTCTGCTATAGGGCAGAAGTTTAAGGAGCTTACCGCGCTTGCAATGCAGTGCAACCAGGCAATTAGGAG GTTAAAGCTTGGTAATGATTTCCAGTACGAGCTTAATGCTAAAGGTTCAACACCTGCTGAGGTGATGGGGATTGACTACAAAGCAACACTTAAGCCTGAGCTCGAAAGCTATGCTGACAAAATAAGGGAGAGTTctaagaaaaagtttgaagacaTGATTGTCCTTCAGCAACAATCAAAAGAAATGGCTTCTAAGATTGAAGACAAGAAAAATTGTATTGCTGAACTTCAATCCCGTATTGATGAG GTTGAAGCCCAAATAAATTTGTTCAAGAAGGAAATACAGGAATGTGATCATAGATCTACTGCAGAAGCCAAGAAAATGGTTGAGGACGTCCAGTTCGAGACGCATAAGTTAGATATCACGGAAAGAGAAGCAGCAGAGATTCTAAAG GCTTCGCAACTGAGGTTGCAAGAAGCAATCCAACAAAGCGAAGAGGAAATTCAGATACACGCACGTCAACTCTTTATGGTCGTTGATTCGGTgtcaaaatataaagaacacgTTGAATCCAAAATTTCAGAGATGAGGGTTAGTCTCTCGGAAACCGCTGCCGCCATATCAGATGCTTACAAGGGTTCATTGCCAGCACAGTTCCCTGGTAGTGCCAATGCAAATTAG